The following are from one region of the Coturnix japonica isolate 7356 chromosome 23, Coturnix japonica 2.1, whole genome shotgun sequence genome:
- the PDIK1L gene encoding serine/threonine-protein kinase PDIK1L: MVSSQPKYDLIREVGRGSYGVVYEAVVRKTSARVAVKKIRCHAPENVELALREFWALSSIKSQHPNVIHLEECILQKDGMVQKMSHGSSSSLYLQLVETSLKGEIVFDPRSAYYLWFVMDFCDGGDMNEYLLSRKPNRKTNTSFMLQLSSALAFLHKNQIIHRDLKPDNILISQSRMDASDLEPTLKVADFGLSKVCSASGQNPEEPVNVNKCFLSTACGTDFYMAPEVWEGHYTAKADIFALGIIIWAMLERITFVDTETKKELLGSYVKQGTAIVPVGEALLENPKMELLIPVKKKSMNAQMKQLIKEMLAANPQDRPDAFELELRLVNIAFKDSSWDT; the protein is encoded by the exons ATGGTGAGTAGCCAGCCTAAGTACGATCTAATACGGGAGGTTGGTCGTGGCAGTTATGGTGTGGTGTACGAAGCAGTCGTCAGGAAGACCTCTGCACGGGTGGCAGTGAAAAAGATACGGTGCCATGCTCCAGAGAACGTGGAACTAGCTCTGCGTGAGTTCTGGGCACTTAGCAGTATCAAGAGCCAGCACCCCAACGTCATTCACCTGGAGGAGTGCATCTTGCAGAAAGATGGCATGGTACAGAAGATGTCACATGGCTCCAGTTCTTCCCTTTATTTACAG CTTGTAGAGACCtcattaaaaggagaaatagtCTTTGACCCCAGAAGTGCTTATTACCTTTGGTTTGTAATGGATTTCTGTGATGGAGGAGATATGAATGAGTATCTGTTGTCTCGAAAACCTAACCGCAAGACCAACACCAGTTTCATGCTTCAGCTCAGCAGTGCGCTGGCTTTCCTGCACAAAAATCAGATTATCCATCGTGATCTCAAACCTGACAATATTCTGATATCGCAGAGCAGGATGGATGCCAGTGACTTGGAGCCCACATTGAAAGTAGCTGACTTTGGGCTGAGTAAGGTATGTTCAGCTTCAGGCCAGAATCCTGAGGAACCAGTCAACGTAAATAAGTGTTTTCTATCGACTGCCTGTGGGACTGACTTCTATATGGCCCCCGAAGTCTGGGAAGGACACTACACTGCCAAAGCAGACATTTTTGCACTGGGGATCATAATCTGGGCAATGCTAGAAAGAATCACATTCGTAGACacagagacaaagaaagaactCCTGGGTAGTTACGTCAAACAGGGGACAGCCATTGTGCCCGTTGGAGAGGCACTGCTAGAAAACCCTAAGATGGAACTGCTCATCCCCGTAAAGAAAAAATCCATGAATGCACAGATGAAACAGTTGATTAAGGAAATGCTGGCTGCCAACCCGCAGGACCGTCCTGATGCTTTTGAACTAGAGCTGCGATTAGTCAACATAGCTTTTAAAGACAGCAGCTGGGACACATGA
- the TRIM63 gene encoding E3 ubiquitin-protein ligase TRIM63 isoform X1 has translation MDKSCTRGSGSRTEIALRRSSSAVPMDFQPSILRDGSPMESLEKQLLCPICLEMFSKPVVILPCQHNLCRKCANDIFQAANPYWQSRGSSIISGGRFRCPTCRHEVLLDRHGVYGLQRNLLVENIIDIYKQEFSSRPLKKGEHPMCKDHEDERINIYCVTCEVPTCSMCKVFGAHKDCEVAPLQSIFQGQKSELNNCISMLVAGNDRIQTIISQLEDSCRSTEENSEAAKQELCSRFDAFMALLEEKKTELLGRITREQEDKTGFVQGLIHKYKEQLEKSSRLVETAIQAMEETGGAAFLMNAKQLIKTIVEASKGGKLEKIEQGYESMDAFTVSLEHLADAVRALDFEPDEEDEFYEEVEEDTGDTEPERVVAAPQ, from the exons ATGGATAAAAGCTGCACGAGGGGCTCCGGCTCCAGAACTGAGATTGCtctgaggaggagcagcagtgccGTACCAATGGATTTCCAGCCCAGCATCCTACGTGATGGCAGCCCCATGGAGAGCCTGGAGAAGCAGCTACTGTGCCCCATCTGCCTGGAGATGTTCAGCAAGCCTGTGGTGATCCTGCCCTGCCAGCATAACCTCTGCCGCAAGTGTGCCAACGACATCTTCCAG GCTGCCAACCCATACTGGCAGAGCCGGGGCAGCAGCATCATCTCAGGGGGCCGGTTCCGCTGCCCTACGTGTCGCCATGAGGTCCTGCTGGACCGCCACGGTGTCTACGGGCTGCAGAGGAACCTGCTGGTGGAGAACATCATCGACATCTACAAGCAGGAGTTCTCCAG CAGGCCGCTCAAGAAGGGGGAGCACCCCATGTGCAAGGATCATGAGGATGAGAGGATCAACATCTACTGCGTCACCTGCGAGGTCCCCACCTGCTCCATGTGCAAGGTCTTCGGTGCTCACAAGGACTGCGAAGTCGCCCCTCTGCAGAGCATCTTCCAGGGCCAGAAG AGCGAGCTGAACAACTGCATTTCCATGCTAGTAGCGGGGAACGACCGCATCCAGACCATCATTTCCCAGCTGGAAGATTCCTGCCGCAGCACTGAG GAGAACAGCGAGGCGGCCAAGCAAGAGCTCTGCTCACGTTTTGATGCGTTTATGGCtctgctggaggagaagaagaCGGAGCTACTGGGACGCATCACCCGTGAGCAGGAGGACAAGACAGGCTTTGTGCAGGGCCTCATCCACAAGTACAAGGAGCAGCTGGAGAAGTCCAGCCGGCTGGTGGAGACGGCCATCCAGGCCATGGAGGAGACCGGCGGGGCCGCCTTCCTCATG AATGCCAAGCAGCTCATTAAAAC CATTGTGGAAGCCTCTAAGGGTGGCAAGCTGGAGAAGATCGAGCAAGGCTATGAGAGCATGGACGCCTTCACAGTCAGTCTTGAGCACCTCGCCGATGCTGTCCGCGCCCTCGACTTTGAGCCAG ATGAAGAAGATGAGTTCTATGAAGAGGTGGAAGAAGATACAGGAGACACAGAACCCGAAAGGGTGGTGGCAG CCCCCCAGTAG
- the TRIM63 gene encoding E3 ubiquitin-protein ligase TRIM63 isoform X2 has protein sequence MDKSCTRGSGSRTEIALRRSSSAVPMDFQPSILRDGSPMESLEKQLLCPICLEMFSKPVVILPCQHNLCRKCANDIFQAANPYWQSRGSSIISGGRFRCPTCRHEVLLDRHGVYGLQRNLLVENIIDIYKQEFSRPLKKGEHPMCKDHEDERINIYCVTCEVPTCSMCKVFGAHKDCEVAPLQSIFQGQKSELNNCISMLVAGNDRIQTIISQLEDSCRSTEENSEAAKQELCSRFDAFMALLEEKKTELLGRITREQEDKTGFVQGLIHKYKEQLEKSSRLVETAIQAMEETGGAAFLMNAKQLIKTIVEASKGGKLEKIEQGYESMDAFTVSLEHLADAVRALDFEPDEEDEFYEEVEEDTGDTEPERVVAAPQ, from the exons ATGGATAAAAGCTGCACGAGGGGCTCCGGCTCCAGAACTGAGATTGCtctgaggaggagcagcagtgccGTACCAATGGATTTCCAGCCCAGCATCCTACGTGATGGCAGCCCCATGGAGAGCCTGGAGAAGCAGCTACTGTGCCCCATCTGCCTGGAGATGTTCAGCAAGCCTGTGGTGATCCTGCCCTGCCAGCATAACCTCTGCCGCAAGTGTGCCAACGACATCTTCCAG GCTGCCAACCCATACTGGCAGAGCCGGGGCAGCAGCATCATCTCAGGGGGCCGGTTCCGCTGCCCTACGTGTCGCCATGAGGTCCTGCTGGACCGCCACGGTGTCTACGGGCTGCAGAGGAACCTGCTGGTGGAGAACATCATCGACATCTACAAGCAGGAGTTCTCCAG GCCGCTCAAGAAGGGGGAGCACCCCATGTGCAAGGATCATGAGGATGAGAGGATCAACATCTACTGCGTCACCTGCGAGGTCCCCACCTGCTCCATGTGCAAGGTCTTCGGTGCTCACAAGGACTGCGAAGTCGCCCCTCTGCAGAGCATCTTCCAGGGCCAGAAG AGCGAGCTGAACAACTGCATTTCCATGCTAGTAGCGGGGAACGACCGCATCCAGACCATCATTTCCCAGCTGGAAGATTCCTGCCGCAGCACTGAG GAGAACAGCGAGGCGGCCAAGCAAGAGCTCTGCTCACGTTTTGATGCGTTTATGGCtctgctggaggagaagaagaCGGAGCTACTGGGACGCATCACCCGTGAGCAGGAGGACAAGACAGGCTTTGTGCAGGGCCTCATCCACAAGTACAAGGAGCAGCTGGAGAAGTCCAGCCGGCTGGTGGAGACGGCCATCCAGGCCATGGAGGAGACCGGCGGGGCCGCCTTCCTCATG AATGCCAAGCAGCTCATTAAAAC CATTGTGGAAGCCTCTAAGGGTGGCAAGCTGGAGAAGATCGAGCAAGGCTATGAGAGCATGGACGCCTTCACAGTCAGTCTTGAGCACCTCGCCGATGCTGTCCGCGCCCTCGACTTTGAGCCAG ATGAAGAAGATGAGTTCTATGAAGAGGTGGAAGAAGATACAGGAGACACAGAACCCGAAAGGGTGGTGGCAG CCCCCCAGTAG
- the SLC30A2 gene encoding zinc transporter 2, whose protein sequence is MAAGGGEKQQLLGEGVGRSYLGMVQKHTAGSAQGQAPTLELRARHRRHCHARGADSDPHQQQRARRKLYVAAGICLIFMVGEAVGGYLAHSLAILTDAAHLLTDFASIMISLFALWVSSRPATKTMNFGWHRAEILGALLSVLSIWVVTGVLVYLAAQRLLLGDYDIEGSVMLITSACAVAVNIVMGVALHQTGHGHSHGGAHEQPHTHEQPNASVRAAFVHVVGDLLQSVGVLIASYIIFFKPEYKFVDPICTFLFSVLVLGTTLTILRDVLLVLMEGTPRGMDFNAVRDTLLAVGGVEAVHSLHIWALTASQPLLSVHIAINADADSQEVLEEASSRLQRAFRFHTTTIQIESYSEDMRDCRECQPPSD, encoded by the exons ATGGCAGCGGGCGgaggggagaagcagcagctgctgggcgAGGGAGTGGGCAG GTCCTACTTGGGGATGGTACAGAAGCACACAGCCGGCTCAGCGCAGGGCCAGGCGCCCACCCTGGAGCTGAGGGCACGGCACCGCCGGCACTGCCATGCAAGGGGGGCTGATAGCGacccccaccagcagcagcgGGCACGCAGGAAGCTCTATGTGGCTGCTGGCATCTGCCTCATCTTCATGGTGGGGGAAGCTGTGG GTGGGTACCTGGCACACAGCCTGGCCATCCTGACGGACGCTGCCCACCTCCTGACGGACTTTGCCAGCATCATGATCAGCCTCTTTGCCCTCTGGGTGTCCTCACGTCCCGCCACCAAAACCATGAACTTTGGCTGGCACCGGGCAG AGATCCTGGGGgccctgctctctgtgctgtccATCTGGGTGGTGACGGGTGTCCTGGTGTACCTGGCGGCCCAACGCCTGCTCTTGGGTGACTACGACATTGAAGGCAGTGTCATGCTCATCACCTCTGCCTGCGCCGTGGCCGTCAATATTGT gatgGGGGTGGCTCTGCACCAAACAGGCCATGGGCACAGCCATGGAGGGGCTCATGAGCAGCCCCACACCCACGAACAGCCCAATGCCAGCGTCCGTGCTGCCTTCGTCCACGTGGTGGGGGATCTGCTGCAGAGCGTCGGCGTCCTCATTGCATCCTACATCATCTTCTTTAAG CCTGAGTACAAGTTTGTGGACCCCATCTGCACCTTCCTCTTCTCCGTTCTGGTGCTGGGGACAACGCTGACCATCCTTCGTGACGTCCTCCTCGTCCTCATGGAGG GCACCCCCAGGGGGATGGACTTCAACGCGGTGCGGGACACTCTGCTGGCGGTGGGCGGCGTGGAGGCGGTGCACAGCCTGCACATCTGGGCGCTGACAGCCTCGCAGCCGCTGCTCTCTGTGCACATCGCCATCA ATGCGGATGCCGACTCgcaggaggtgctggaggaggCCAGCTCCAGGTTGCAGCGTGCCTTTCGCTTCCACACCACCACCATCCAGATCGAGAGCTACTCCGAGGACATGCGGGACTGCCGTGAATGTCAGCCCCCCAGCGACTGA